A stretch of the Thiocystis violascens DSM 198 genome encodes the following:
- the metH gene encoding methionine synthase: MSDSASRLRERLERSILILDGAMGTMIQRHGLTEADYRGERFADWPSDLKGNNDLLTLTRPEVIGGIHRQYLEAGADIVETNSFNATRVSMADYGMEALAHEINVAAARLARSCADAYATPEKPRFVAGVLGPTNRTASISPDVNDPGFRNIDFDTLVASYKESTRGLIEGGADIILIETIFDTLNAKAAIFAVRQVFDEDGIERPIMLSGTITDQSGRTLTGQTTEAFYNSLRHAEPISIGLNCALGPYELRQYVEELARISECRVSTHPNAGLPNDLGGYDLGPEEMAKEVADWARSGFLNIVGGCCGTTPDHIRAMAGAVSGLAPRPLPSLAPACRLSGLEPFNIGAESLFVNVGERTNVTGSARFKRLIKEGDYDTALSVALEQVESGAQVIDINMDEGLLDAVAAMGRFLNLVAAEPDIARVPVMIDSSKWEVIETGLKCVQGKPIVNSISLKEGEEKFLHQARLCRRYGAAVIVMAFDEAGQADTQARKIAICTRAYRILTEQVGFPAEDIIFDPNIFAVATGIEEHNNYAVDFIEATREIKRTLPHAKVSGGVSNVSFSFRGNNPVREAIHAVFLYHAIQAGMDMGIVNAGQLAIYDDLPAELREAVEDVILNRRDDSTERLLEIAPKYQGDGAEEARPEEQEWRGWPVEKRLTHALVKGITDYIDEDTEEARVLLGRPLLVIEGPLMAGMNHVGDLFGAGKMFLPQVVKSARVMKKSVAYLFPFLEAEKAASGDLSTNNGRILMATVKGDVHDIGKNIVGVVLQCNNYEVIDLGVMVSADTILQRAREEQVDIVGLSGLITPSLDEMVHVAREMARLGMEIPLLIGGATTSKVHTAIKIAPQRGAPVIYVPDASRAVGVASNLLSDELRGDYLASIREEYARVRAEREGKDSGRKSMPIAAARANRVPIDWADYQPPRPWLLDPAHPVEDDFGLRVERVGDSLIGVIDDFPLADLVGYIDWSPFFNAWELAGKYPAILDDAVVGKEARELFADAQTFLDRLVRERWVTARCVIGFFPANAVGDDDIALYADETRAAPLATLRHLRQQMVRSAERNQPNLCLSDYVAPLATGRPDYLGAFALTAGVGIEAHLARFEADHDDYSAIMLKALADRLAEALAERLHQLVRTRYWGHNPDESLSNEALIAERYEGIRPAPGYAACPDHTEKGTLWQLLAPDRRIGLTLTENFAMLPTAAVSGWYFSHPQARYFGTGKIQKDQVTDYAERKGMTLAEAERWLSPVLGYDS, encoded by the coding sequence ATGTCCGATTCAGCCTCCCGCCTGCGCGAGCGTCTCGAACGCTCCATCCTCATCCTCGACGGCGCCATGGGCACCATGATCCAGCGCCATGGCCTGACCGAGGCCGATTATCGCGGCGAGCGCTTCGCGGACTGGCCGAGCGATCTCAAGGGCAACAACGATCTGCTGACGCTGACCCGCCCCGAGGTCATCGGCGGCATCCATCGCCAGTATCTTGAGGCCGGCGCGGACATCGTCGAGACCAACAGCTTCAACGCGACCCGCGTCTCCATGGCCGATTACGGCATGGAAGCCCTAGCCCATGAGATCAACGTCGCCGCCGCCCGGCTGGCCCGGAGCTGCGCGGACGCCTACGCTACCCCCGAGAAGCCGCGCTTCGTCGCCGGGGTGCTGGGTCCGACCAATCGCACCGCCTCCATCTCGCCGGACGTCAACGATCCGGGGTTCCGCAATATCGACTTCGATACCCTGGTGGCTTCCTACAAAGAATCCACGCGGGGTCTGATCGAGGGCGGGGCGGACATCATTCTGATCGAGACCATCTTCGACACCCTGAACGCCAAGGCGGCCATCTTCGCGGTCAGGCAGGTGTTCGACGAGGACGGCATCGAGCGTCCGATCATGCTCTCGGGCACCATCACCGACCAATCGGGTCGGACCCTGACCGGCCAGACGACCGAGGCGTTTTACAATTCGCTGCGCCATGCCGAGCCGATCAGCATCGGTTTGAACTGCGCGCTCGGACCCTATGAATTGCGCCAGTATGTCGAGGAACTGGCGCGCATCAGCGAGTGCCGCGTCTCCACCCATCCCAACGCCGGGCTGCCGAACGATCTTGGCGGCTATGACCTGGGGCCGGAGGAGATGGCGAAAGAGGTCGCGGACTGGGCGCGCAGCGGCTTTCTCAACATCGTTGGCGGCTGCTGCGGCACCACGCCCGACCACATCCGCGCCATGGCCGGGGCGGTCTCCGGCCTGGCTCCGCGCCCGCTGCCGAGCCTCGCACCGGCCTGCCGGCTCTCGGGTCTGGAGCCCTTCAATATCGGCGCCGAGTCGCTCTTCGTGAACGTCGGCGAGCGCACCAACGTCACCGGTTCGGCGCGCTTCAAGCGGCTGATCAAGGAGGGCGACTACGACACCGCGCTCAGCGTCGCCCTGGAGCAGGTCGAAAGCGGCGCCCAGGTTATCGACATCAACATGGACGAGGGGCTGCTGGACGCGGTCGCGGCCATGGGGCGCTTCCTCAACCTGGTCGCGGCCGAGCCGGACATCGCCAGGGTGCCGGTGATGATCGACTCCTCCAAGTGGGAGGTGATCGAGACCGGGCTCAAGTGCGTCCAGGGCAAGCCCATCGTCAACTCCATCTCCCTGAAAGAGGGCGAGGAGAAGTTCCTGCACCAGGCGCGGCTGTGCCGGCGCTATGGCGCGGCGGTTATCGTCATGGCCTTCGACGAGGCCGGACAGGCCGACACCCAGGCGCGCAAGATCGCGATCTGCACCCGCGCTTACAGGATTCTGACCGAGCAGGTCGGTTTCCCGGCCGAGGACATCATCTTCGACCCCAACATCTTCGCCGTCGCCACCGGCATCGAGGAGCACAACAACTACGCCGTCGATTTCATCGAGGCCACGCGCGAGATCAAACGCACGCTGCCCCACGCCAAGGTCTCGGGCGGCGTCTCCAACGTCTCCTTCTCCTTCCGCGGCAACAACCCGGTGCGCGAGGCGATCCACGCGGTCTTTCTCTATCACGCCATCCAGGCCGGGATGGACATGGGGATCGTCAACGCCGGTCAGCTCGCCATTTATGACGACCTGCCGGCGGAGCTGCGCGAGGCGGTCGAGGACGTCATCCTCAACCGGCGCGACGACTCCACCGAACGGCTGCTGGAGATCGCGCCCAAATACCAGGGCGATGGCGCGGAGGAGGCGCGCCCGGAGGAACAGGAGTGGCGCGGCTGGCCGGTCGAGAAGCGCCTGACGCACGCGCTGGTCAAGGGCATCACCGACTATATCGACGAGGACACCGAGGAGGCGCGCGTGCTGCTTGGGCGTCCGCTGCTGGTCATCGAGGGGCCGCTGATGGCCGGGATGAACCATGTCGGCGACCTCTTCGGCGCGGGCAAGATGTTCCTGCCGCAGGTGGTCAAGTCGGCGCGGGTCATGAAGAAATCCGTGGCCTATCTCTTCCCCTTCCTGGAGGCCGAGAAGGCCGCCTCGGGCGACCTCAGCACCAACAACGGCCGCATCCTCATGGCCACCGTCAAGGGCGACGTGCACGACATCGGCAAGAACATCGTCGGCGTGGTGCTCCAGTGCAACAACTACGAGGTCATCGACCTCGGGGTCATGGTCTCGGCCGACACCATCCTCCAGCGGGCGCGGGAGGAGCAGGTCGATATCGTCGGGCTCTCCGGTCTCATCACCCCCTCGCTCGACGAGATGGTGCATGTCGCCAGGGAGATGGCGCGGCTCGGGATGGAGATCCCGCTGCTGATCGGCGGCGCGACCACCTCCAAGGTCCATACCGCCATCAAGATCGCCCCCCAGCGCGGCGCGCCCGTCATCTATGTGCCGGACGCCTCGCGGGCGGTCGGCGTCGCCTCCAATCTGTTGAGCGACGAGCTGCGCGGGGATTATCTCGCCTCGATCCGCGAGGAGTACGCCCGCGTCCGCGCCGAGCGCGAGGGCAAGGACTCGGGGCGCAAGTCGATGCCCATCGCCGCCGCGCGCGCCAACCGGGTACCGATCGACTGGGCCGACTACCAGCCGCCCAGGCCCTGGCTGCTCGATCCCGCGCACCCGGTCGAGGACGACTTCGGACTCAGGGTCGAGCGGGTAGGGGACAGCCTGATCGGCGTCATCGACGACTTTCCGCTCGCCGATCTGGTCGGCTATATCGACTGGTCGCCCTTCTTCAACGCCTGGGAGCTGGCGGGCAAATACCCGGCGATCCTGGATGACGCAGTCGTCGGCAAGGAGGCGCGCGAACTCTTCGCCGACGCCCAGACGTTCCTCGATCGTCTGGTGCGCGAGCGGTGGGTCACGGCCCGTTGTGTCATCGGCTTCTTCCCGGCCAACGCGGTCGGGGACGACGACATCGCACTCTATGCCGACGAGACCCGCGCCGCGCCCCTCGCGACCCTGCGCCATCTGCGACAACAGATGGTGCGCAGCGCCGAGCGCAATCAGCCCAACCTCTGTCTGTCCGATTATGTTGCCCCGCTCGCCACGGGTCGACCGGACTACCTCGGTGCTTTCGCCCTCACCGCCGGAGTCGGGATCGAGGCGCATCTGGCACGCTTCGAGGCCGACCACGACGACTACAGCGCTATCATGCTCAAGGCGCTCGCCGACCGGCTCGCCGAGGCCCTGGCCGAGCGTCTGCACCAACTGGTGCGCACCCGTTACTGGGGACATAACCCGGACGAATCCCTGAGCAACGAGGCGCTCATCGCCGAGCGTTATGAAGGCATCCGCCCGGCGCCCGGCTATGCCGCTTGCCCGGATCACACCGAGAAGGGCACCCTCTGGCAACTGCTCGCGCCCGACCGGCGCATCGGTCTCACCCTGACCGAGAACTTCGCCATGCTGCCGACCGCCGCCGTTTCCGGCTGGTACTTCTCGCATCCGCAGGCACGCTATTTCGGCACCGGCAAGATTCAAAAGGACCAGGTGACGGACTATGCCGAGCGCAAGGGCATGACGTTGGCCGAGGCCGAGCGCTGGCTATCCCCGGTGCTGGGATACGATTCGTAG
- a CDS encoding cysteine-rich small domain-containing protein, giving the protein MQPKDSTSNESFKGFTNRECPFYPCHQGVRREFNCLFCYCPLIAYDCPGPYRVYTDKHGLRRKDCSDCRLPHDGYRASWAFIQKWLEQPRVWDGHEQSERYRPFRRER; this is encoded by the coding sequence ATGCAACCCAAGGACAGCACCAGCAACGAATCCTTCAAGGGCTTCACCAATCGGGAATGCCCCTTTTATCCCTGCCATCAAGGGGTCAGGCGAGAATTCAACTGTCTTTTCTGCTATTGTCCACTGATCGCTTACGACTGCCCCGGACCCTATCGGGTCTATACGGACAAACACGGACTCCGACGCAAGGACTGCTCCGACTGCCGGCTCCCGCACGACGGCTATCGCGCCTCCTGGGCCTTCATTCAGAAATGGCTGGAGCAGCCTCGGGTCTGGGACGGGCACGAACAGAGCGAGCGCTATCGCCCTTTTCGACGAGAGCGCTAG
- a CDS encoding ABC transporter substrate-binding protein, whose protein sequence is MLGLLAILCLSALPTQAAEPLPSVVSTDLCADLILLNVADPGQILSLSRQSQDPRVSPVAEAAHAYPANRGSVEDLLYLKPDIALVYLGWTARRHADLLASQGTRVIALPYPRNWSDALETTRRIAVQIGRGEVGKIKTAEAERRMRALADRTRPDRLLYLRPSGGTAGKGTYVDDLITRLGLRNLAAEQGQTGWGRFPLERLVRSPPDLFLLGYFDQARSPADSAYGRHPLLRAILDATPSISVPTGTWGCGGLELVDAAEQIVTQLDRLGRARPGQD, encoded by the coding sequence TTGCTGGGTCTGCTCGCGATCCTCTGTCTCTCCGCCCTGCCGACCCAGGCCGCCGAGCCGCTGCCAAGCGTCGTCAGCACGGACCTCTGCGCCGATCTGATCCTGCTCAACGTCGCCGATCCTGGGCAGATCCTCTCGCTCTCGCGACAGAGCCAGGATCCCAGGGTCTCCCCGGTCGCCGAGGCCGCTCACGCCTATCCGGCGAATCGCGGCAGTGTCGAGGATCTGCTCTATCTGAAGCCGGACATCGCCCTGGTCTATCTGGGCTGGACCGCCAGGCGGCACGCCGACCTGCTGGCCAGTCAGGGCACCCGGGTCATCGCGCTCCCGTATCCGAGGAACTGGTCCGATGCGCTGGAGACGACACGCCGGATCGCGGTCCAGATCGGGCGCGGCGAGGTGGGCAAGATCAAAACAGCCGAGGCGGAGCGACGCATGCGGGCGCTGGCGGACCGGACGCGTCCAGACCGTCTGCTCTATCTGCGTCCGAGCGGCGGCACGGCGGGGAAGGGAACCTATGTCGACGATCTGATCACCCGACTCGGTCTGCGCAACCTGGCCGCCGAGCAAGGTCAAACCGGATGGGGCCGGTTTCCGCTGGAACGGCTGGTGAGGTCACCGCCGGATCTCTTTCTGCTCGGGTACTTCGATCAGGCCCGATCCCCGGCGGACTCGGCCTATGGCCGACATCCGCTGTTGCGGGCGATCCTGGACGCGACGCCCTCGATCAGCGTCCCGACCGGAACCTGGGGCTGTGGCGGTCTGGAACTGGTCGATGCCGCCGAGCAGATCGTGACTCAGCTCGACCGCCTGGGGCGCGCCCGCCCTGGCCAGGACTGA
- the cobU gene encoding bifunctional adenosylcobinamide kinase/adenosylcobinamide-phosphate guanylyltransferase, whose protein sequence is MGRAPRNPSSRNPSTAPSAILVTGPARSGKSEWAERLARDSGRAVIYVATAREDPDDADWTARIAAHRVRRPPEWLTVCAPTELEAVIETHAGSDHCLLIDSLGTWVANLVELDEIAWQARVTRLREVLTRSSALVILVAEETGWGVIPAYPVGRRFRDRLGDLVRRLGSRCAATYLVTGGYAIDLARYGTPLS, encoded by the coding sequence ATGGGTAGAGCACCGCGAAACCCATCGTCTCGAAACCCATCGACTGCACCGTCCGCCATCTTAGTCACCGGCCCGGCCCGCAGCGGTAAGAGCGAGTGGGCCGAACGACTGGCGCGCGACTCGGGCCGCGCGGTCATCTATGTCGCGACCGCCAGGGAGGATCCGGACGACGCCGACTGGACCGCGCGCATCGCGGCCCATCGCGTCCGCCGTCCGCCCGAGTGGCTGACGGTCTGCGCGCCGACCGAGTTGGAGGCCGTGATCGAGACCCATGCGGGGTCTGATCACTGCCTGCTGATCGACTCGCTCGGAACCTGGGTGGCGAATCTCGTCGAACTGGACGAGATCGCCTGGCAGGCCCGCGTCACGCGGCTGCGCGAGGTGCTGACGCGGTCATCGGCCCTGGTCATCCTGGTCGCGGAGGAGACCGGCTGGGGCGTGATTCCCGCCTATCCGGTCGGGCGGCGGTTCCGCGATCGGCTGGGCGACCTGGTGCGTCGCCTGGGTTCTCGGTGCGCCGCGACCTATCTAGTCACGGGTGGTTACGCGATCGACCTCGCCCGTTATGGCACGCCACTCAGCTAG